CCTCGGTGGCGTCTTCCAGCTCCTCCGTGGTGGCGTCCTCGTCTTCGAGCGTCGCCTCCACGTCGTCGATGGCGGCCTCGATGTCCTCCTGCAGGTCGTCGGAGACGTTCTCCTCGTTCTCCTCCAGCAGGGTCTCCGCACGCTGGACCGAACTCTCGGCGTCGTTGCGTGCCTCGATACGCTCGCGCCGTTCCTTGTCCTCCTCGGCGTGCTCCTCGGCCTCCTGCTGCATGCGGTCGATCTCCTCGTCGGAGAGGCCCGCGCCGCCCTCGATGGTGATGGACTCGGCGTTGCCCGATCCCTTGTCCTCGGCTTCGACGTTGACGATGCCGTTCTCGTCGATGTTGAACGTCACCTCGATCTGCGGCGTCCCCGCGGGCGCGGGCGGGATGCCCGCGAGCTGGAACTCGCCGAGCAGTTCGTTCTGCTCGGCCATCTCGCGTTCGCCCTGGAACACGCGGACCTGGACGTTGGTCTGGTTGGCCGCGGCCGTGGTGAATATCTTCGACTCCTCGGTCGGGATGGTCGTGTTCTTCTCGATGAGGCGCTCGAACAGACCACCCTTCACCTCGATTCCCAGCGAAAGCGGCGTCACGTCGAGCAGGACGATGTCGTCGACCTCGCCGCCCAGGACGCCACCCTGAATCGCGGCACCGAGCGCGACGACTTCGTCCGGGTTGACGTTCTTCTTCGGCTCCTGGCCCGTCAGCTCCTCGACCTGCTCCTGGACCTGCGGCATCCGGGTCGACCCGCCGACGAGGATGACCTCGTCGATGTCGGACTTCGAGTAGCCCGCGTCCGAGAGCGCCTGCTCGGTCGGTTCGACCGTGCGCTCGACGAGGTCGCTGGTGAGCGACTCGAACTTCGCGCGGGTCATCTTCGTCTCCAGGTTGAGCGGGCCGGAGTCGGTGGCCGCGATGAACGGGAGGTTGATGGTCGTCTCCTTCCGGCTGGAGAGCTCGATCTTCGCCTCCTCGGCGGCGTCCTTCAGGCGCTGGAGCGCCTGCCGGTCGTCGCGGAGGTCGACGCCGTGTTCGGCCTCGAACTCGTCGGCGAGGTGGTCGATGATGGCCTGGTCCCAGTCGTCGCCCCCGAGGTCGTTGTCGCCGTTCGTGGCGACGACCTCGTAGACGCCGCCACCCAGGTCGAGGATGGAGACGTCGAACGTGCCGCCCCCGAGGTCGTAGACGAGGACCGTCTGGTCGGAGTCGTCGTCGAGACCGTACGCCATCGACGCGGCGGTCGGCTCGTTGACGATGCGCTCGACCTCGAACCCGGCGACCTCACCGGCGTCCTTGGTCGCCTGTCGCTGCTTGTCGTTGAAGTACGCCGGGACCGTGATGACGGCCTTCTCCACCTCGTCGCCGAGGTACTCCTCGGCGTCGCGCTTGATCTTCTGGAGGATCATCGCCGATATCTCCTCGGGCGTGTAGTCCTCGCCGTCGATGTCGACGGTGTACCCCTGCTCGCCCATGTGGCGCTTGATGGAGGAGATGGTGCGCTCGGGGTTCTGGATGGCCTGGTTCTTCGCTGGTTTGCCGACGAGGCGCTCTTCGTCCGTGAACGCGACGACGGAGGGTGTCGTCCGCTCGCCTTCACCGTTGACGATGATCTCCGGGTCGCCACCCTCCATCACCGCGAACGCGGAGTTGGTGGTACCGAGGTCGATACCGAGAATCTTGTTGCTCGCCATTACCGTCCCATACCGTTCTCGCACTGGTAAAGCTTGCTGAATAGGCCGTCACACACGTTCTATCGAATCGACCGCAGTAGTGCGGTTTCGAAAACCAACGACAGCTACCGCTGGGAAGTTTTATACAGAAGTTCCGGGACAGTCGGTCACGACGTCAACTGAGTGACGAGAGCGGCGAGTCGTGACGACCCGTGTTCGCCCGACCGTCGGTCGAGGTTGCTCCGTACGGCTCGCTTCCGGACGCCCGGAAGACTCGCTGTACCCGTCTTCCGTGCTCCCGCTCGCTAGCGCTCGCGGGAACTCCGAACCGTGCTACTCCTCGTTCTCGTCGTCCCCGTCACTGACCGTCACCTGCGCGGACCGGACGACCTTCTCGGCCATCTCGTAACCGGGGCGGTGGACCTGCGCGACGGTGCCCTCGGGGCGGTCGCTGGCGACGCGCATCAGCACCTCGTGGCGCTGTGGGTCCACCTCGTCGCCGGGGTCCGGCGATATCTCCTCGACGTTCTCGGCGTCGAGCACGTCGTCGAACTGGCGCAGCGTGGACTCGACGCCCTCCCGGATGTCGCCCTCCTGTTCCAGTCCTCGCTGGAGGTTGTCGCGGACGTCGACCATCCGGGTGACGAGGTCCTCCGTCGCGCGCTTCTTCTCCTGCTCGCGGCGCTTCTCCATCCGCTTCTTGTAGTTCTGGAAGTCCGCCTGCGTGCGGGCGAGTTTCGATTCGAGGTCTTCGGCCGTCCGGTCGGCCTCCTCGGCGCGAGCGCGGAGGTCCGCGATCTCGCGGGCGACCGCCTCGGGGTCGCTCTCCCGGACCCGTTCGACCAGGTCCTCGGCAGCGGTCTCCGCTTCAGCCTCGACGGCCGTGTCGGCCTCCCCGTCGTCGGCCGACTGGGCGTCGCTCGTCGTCCCCGGTTCCGTCGCGTGGCGGTCGGGCCCGTCGTCGGCCCCACCGTTCGCTGCGTCCGAGCGTCGGTCGTCGGTCGCCTCGTGGTCGGCGTCCGGCGTCTCCTCGGTCATACCCGAAGGGACGACCGGCGGGCGTTTAACCCGACCGGAATCCACTTGCTCGGGGACTCGCTACTCGCGGTGTGACACGGCTCTCGTTCGAGGAGGGGACGGTCCGACTGACGGACCCACCCGCCGACCTCGACCTGGCGTGGGTCGAACGCGACCCGCGGACGAAGACGGCCCGCGCGCCGGGCCACCGCTACGCCGACCTGCGGGACGCTCTCGACGCGGCGGGCGTCGAGTACGAGGATGGGGTCCTCGACGCACCCGCTCTCGACCTGACGACGAGCTACGAACTGCGCGACTACCAGCAGGCCGCGCTGGACGCGTGGCGCGAGAACGGCGACCGCGGCGTCCTCGAACTGCCGACCGGGAGCGGGAAGACGGTCGTCGCTATCGCGGCCATCGCCGCCCTCGACACGCCGACGCTCGTCGTCGTCCCGACCATCGACCTGCTCGACCAGTGGCGACGGGAACTCGAAGCCGAGTTCGACTGCGACCTGGGGCAGTTCGGCGGCGGCGTCCAGGAGTTCGGCCCGCTGACCGTCTCGACGTACGACTCGGCGTACCTCAGAGCCGACGAGGTCGGCGACCGGTTCGGTCTGGTCGTCTTCGACGAGGTCCACCACCTCGGCGGCGAGGGCTACCGCGACATCGCCCGCCTGCTGGCCGCACCCGCCCGGATGGGCCTGACGGCGACGTTCGAGCGACCCGACGGCGCTCACGAGGTCGTCGCGGACCTCGTCGGACCGCTGGTCTACGACGTGAGCGTCGACGACCTCGCGGGCGAGCACCTCGCGGCCTACGACATCAAACGCGTCACCGTCTCGCTGACCGACGAAGAGCGCGAGGAGTACGAGGCGGCACAGGGCACGTTCACCGACTACCTCGCCAGCTCGAACCTCCAGTTGCGCTCGGGCAGCGACTACCAGAAACTCGTGATGCGGTCGGGGAACGACCCGAGAGCCCGCGAAGCGCTGCTGGCGAAACAGCGCGCTCGCGACGTGATGATGCACGCCGACGCGAAGGTCGACGAACTCGAAGCCATCCTCGACCGGCACCGCGAGGACCGCGTCATCGTGTTCACCGCGTCGACGGACCTCGTCTACCGTCTCTCCGAGCGGTTCCTGATTCCGGCCATCACACACGAGACCGGCGCGAGCGAACGACGGACGATACTCCGACGGTTCCGCGACGGGACGTACTCGCGGGTCGTCGCCGCGAACGTCCTCGACGAGGGCGTCGACGTTCCAGACGCCAACGTCGGCGTCGTCCTCTCGGGGTCGGGCAGCGAACGTGAGTTCACCCAGCGCCTCGGCCGCGTCCTCCGACCCAAGGGAACGACGGCGGACGAGGATACGCCACCCGAGGACGTGGCGGCGACGGGAGGTGCGACGGCGCGCGCGGACGTGACGCCGACCCAGGACGACCTGCCCGCGACGCGTGCGGGTCGGGCCGTCCTCTACGAGGTCGTCACCGAGGAGACGGCGGAGGAACGCGTCGCCGCACGGCGGCGGTGAGACGGTATCCCGTACCGGACACTGCGGCGGTCGAGTGGCGCTCTACGGGCCGATATTTATTTCAGCGCTCACGTCTGAGTGCCGCGAACAGGCGGGCAGACGTCCGCAGTTCAACGCATGGCCGACGACAGTCTCATCGCAGAGATACGAAAGGCAAGCCCGAAACAGATATTCTACTCGACGAGCAGTGCGGTCCCCGACGCCATCATCGAGACCCGCTACCACGCAGCGACGGACAACGACATCCCCTACCTGTTCTACGCGGTGCAGTGTGGCGACTTCGCCGCCTTCGACGCCGCACTGACGGAGGACACGTCCGTCGCCAACCCCGTCGTCGTCGCGGAGGGCGACGGCGACCGACTCTACCGCGTCGAACCGACGCCGGAACTGCTCGTCGTCCCCGAACTGACGAAACGCGGCGGCGCGATGCTCAGCGCGTACTGTCAGGACGGCGCGTGGCACGGTCGGTACCAGTTCCCGAACCGTGAGGTGCTCGTGGCGATGCGAGAGTTCTGTACCGACAACGGCGTGACGTTCGACGTCCAGCAGTTGTACTGCGCCGACGGACCGAGCGACTGGGGGGGCGCCGGCATCACCGACCGCCAGCGCGAGGCGCTGGTCGCGGCGTACGACGCGGGCTACTTCGACGACCCCCGGTCGGCCACGCTGGAGGACGTCGCGGGCGTCCTCGACATCTCCTCGACCGCCGTCGGGCGACGGCTCAGGCGAGGAACGGCGGGTCTCGTCGAAGCAGTGTTCGGGACGAGTCGCTGACCCCCTTATAAAACAACAGCTGAGAAACGTGACAGTATATCTACCTCCATTGGCTACCTACGTCTGCGCGACCAGCGCGCGAAGCGTCACACCTGTCTGGGACCAATCCGGGCATGTCAGAGGCACACGTTCTCTCGTCTGCGATCTCCCTTCGTTCCATCTTCCACCTTCCAACCTCCTCCGATCAGTCCCGACATCGAATCCCTCGAGCGACCGAAGTCGCTTTCGGCGTCCTCGTCGGAGGAGTCGACGTGCTGACGAAGGACCTCCTGCGGGTCACCCGACGCGGCGGCGGCTACCGACCGCAGTTCACCGACGAGGGCGATAACCGCCTCGCCGCCCGTGTACTGGGCGTCTATCAGGGCCACGTCGATGAGACGCGGGCCGACCTGCAGGCGGCGCTGACGTCGCTCGAACGAGAGGCCGACGACTTCAAACTCGTCCGTGGGTTCGCGAGCCTACTCGACCGGGAGGCCACGTTCGAGACGCGGGCCGCCGTCGACCCCGAGCGGACCCGCGAGACGGTGTTCGGTGTCGCCGCCGAGCGGAACGTCGTCACCGCCGACGAGCGGGACGCGGCGCTGGCGGCGGCCGCGGAGCGACTGGGCGTCGACGCGGCGTCAGTCGACGAGTCGCTGTACGCCGACCGCGAGCAGCGACAGGTGCTGGTCGCGTTCGACTCGCGGTGGACGCCCGACGAACTGCGCCGCCAGTACGACCTCTCGCTGGCGCAGACGGCGTTGTTCGACGCCACCGAGGTCCGAGTACTCACGAACGACCCGAAGGCGTTCGTCTCGGCGGTCAAGCGCCTCAGGCTGATGTACGAGATTCGGAAGACGCCGGACGGTCGTGAGGTGGTGGTCACGGGTCCCGACGCGCTCTTCCGGACCTCGCGACGCTACGGGACGCGCTTCGCGCGCCTGCTACGGACGCTGGTGAAGACCAGCGACTGGCGACTGGAGGCGACCGTCGACGACCGGGGGACCGAGCGGACGCTCGAACTCGACGCGAGCGACCTCTCGGTGCCGGGGACCGACCCGCTCGCCGAACCCGCGTTCGACAGCGGCGTCGAGGCCGACTTCGCGACCCGGTTCCGGTCGCTGGACCTCGACTGGACGCTCGTCCGCGAACCCGAACCCCTGGAGTCGGGCGCACACGTCGTCATCCCCGACTTCTCGTTCGACTACGACCACGCGCCGTTCCGCGTCTTCTTCGAGATAATGGGCTTCTGGACGCCCGAGTACGTCGAGAAGAAGCTCTCGCGACTCGCCGACCTGGAAGACGTGGAACTGCTCGTCGCCGTCGACGAGTCGCTCGGCGTCGGCGAGGACCTCGAAGCCCTCGACTATCGGGCGATTCCCTACACCGGTACCGTCCGCCTCAAGGACGTCAGGGACGCGCTCCGGCGCTACGAGGACGACCTGGTCGCCGAGAGCGCGGCGTCGCTCCCCGAAGACCTGCGCCCCGGGGCGGACGTGACGACGTTCGCGGCGCTGGCCGAGGAGTACGGCGTCAGCGAGGACGCCGTCGAAGGGAAGTCGTTCCCCGAGCACGAGCGGGTCGGGCGGACACTCGTGCGGCCCACGGTGCTCGACGCGCTGGAGGGGCGGGTCGAAGCCGAGATGCCGCTCTCGGAGGCTGAGGAGGTGCTGGCCGAGGAGGGCATCACGGAGGCGAGCGCGCTCCTCTCGCGACTCGGCTACCGGGTGGAGTGGGACGGACTCTCCGGCGGCGTCCTCCGGACGAAGTGAGCGAGCAGGCGACGCGTGCCTCCGCCGCCGGTCGGTGCGTCGCACGCCGCGCGTCCGGTACGCGGTCCGAGGCGAAGCCTCGCAGACGACCGACGGTCCCGTTCAGACCACGGCACCGCTGGTCTCCGTCCCCGTTCAAGAACTCTCGTGCGACGACCCACCTGGCGGCTCTCGCCACCGTCGTCGACGACCCGTGCGTTCATATCGCTGGACGGTAACGGGCGTGTATGCCCGCGCTCGGCCGCTTCGACCTCTCGTGGGTCGGCGCTCTCGGACTCCTCGGTCTCCTGCCGCTCGTCTCGGTCGGCCCCTCGTGGCTCGTCTGGTTCCTGCTGTGCTTCGGCTTCCTCACGCTGCCGGTGCTCCGCTCGGCGAACAGTACGCGCTACGTCGTCTCGCGGCTCCTCTACACGCTAACACCGTGGGGGTTCGCGAGCGTAGTGGCCCGGTTCGGCGGTCAGTTCGTCGTGGTCGCCCGGTACCGTGGCAGGCCGCCGACGCCGGAGTCGGTCGACCAGACCGTCGCGCTCCGGCCACCGTTCGACGACCAGT
This region of Halomarina salina genomic DNA includes:
- a CDS encoding DEAD/DEAH box helicase → MTRLSFEEGTVRLTDPPADLDLAWVERDPRTKTARAPGHRYADLRDALDAAGVEYEDGVLDAPALDLTTSYELRDYQQAALDAWRENGDRGVLELPTGSGKTVVAIAAIAALDTPTLVVVPTIDLLDQWRRELEAEFDCDLGQFGGGVQEFGPLTVSTYDSAYLRADEVGDRFGLVVFDEVHHLGGEGYRDIARLLAAPARMGLTATFERPDGAHEVVADLVGPLVYDVSVDDLAGEHLAAYDIKRVTVSLTDEEREEYEAAQGTFTDYLASSNLQLRSGSDYQKLVMRSGNDPRAREALLAKQRARDVMMHADAKVDELEAILDRHREDRVIVFTASTDLVYRLSERFLIPAITHETGASERRTILRRFRDGTYSRVVAANVLDEGVDVPDANVGVVLSGSGSEREFTQRLGRVLRPKGTTADEDTPPEDVAATGGATARADVTPTQDDLPATRAGRAVLYEVVTEETAEERVAARRR
- a CDS encoding helix-turn-helix domain-containing protein, which encodes MADDSLIAEIRKASPKQIFYSTSSAVPDAIIETRYHAATDNDIPYLFYAVQCGDFAAFDAALTEDTSVANPVVVAEGDGDRLYRVEPTPELLVVPELTKRGGAMLSAYCQDGAWHGRYQFPNREVLVAMREFCTDNGVTFDVQQLYCADGPSDWGGAGITDRQREALVAAYDAGYFDDPRSATLEDVAGVLDISSTAVGRRLRRGTAGLVEAVFGTSR
- a CDS encoding DUF790 family protein, with protein sequence MLTKDLLRVTRRGGGYRPQFTDEGDNRLAARVLGVYQGHVDETRADLQAALTSLEREADDFKLVRGFASLLDREATFETRAAVDPERTRETVFGVAAERNVVTADERDAALAAAAERLGVDAASVDESLYADREQRQVLVAFDSRWTPDELRRQYDLSLAQTALFDATEVRVLTNDPKAFVSAVKRLRLMYEIRKTPDGREVVVTGPDALFRTSRRYGTRFARLLRTLVKTSDWRLEATVDDRGTERTLELDASDLSVPGTDPLAEPAFDSGVEADFATRFRSLDLDWTLVREPEPLESGAHVVIPDFSFDYDHAPFRVFFEIMGFWTPEYVEKKLSRLADLEDVELLVAVDESLGVGEDLEALDYRAIPYTGTVRLKDVRDALRRYEDDLVAESAASLPEDLRPGADVTTFAALAEEYGVSEDAVEGKSFPEHERVGRTLVRPTVLDALEGRVEAEMPLSEAEEVLAEEGITEASALLSRLGYRVEWDGLSGGVLRTK
- a CDS encoding nucleotide exchange factor GrpE, whose product is MTEETPDADHEATDDRRSDAANGGADDGPDRHATEPGTTSDAQSADDGEADTAVEAEAETAAEDLVERVRESDPEAVAREIADLRARAEEADRTAEDLESKLARTQADFQNYKKRMEKRREQEKKRATEDLVTRMVDVRDNLQRGLEQEGDIREGVESTLRQFDDVLDAENVEEISPDPGDEVDPQRHEVLMRVASDRPEGTVAQVHRPGYEMAEKVVRSAQVTVSDGDDENEE
- the dnaK gene encoding molecular chaperone DnaK, with the translated sequence MASNKILGIDLGTTNSAFAVMEGGDPEIIVNGEGERTTPSVVAFTDEERLVGKPAKNQAIQNPERTISSIKRHMGEQGYTVDIDGEDYTPEEISAMILQKIKRDAEEYLGDEVEKAVITVPAYFNDKQRQATKDAGEVAGFEVERIVNEPTAASMAYGLDDDSDQTVLVYDLGGGTFDVSILDLGGGVYEVVATNGDNDLGGDDWDQAIIDHLADEFEAEHGVDLRDDRQALQRLKDAAEEAKIELSSRKETTINLPFIAATDSGPLNLETKMTRAKFESLTSDLVERTVEPTEQALSDAGYSKSDIDEVILVGGSTRMPQVQEQVEELTGQEPKKNVNPDEVVALGAAIQGGVLGGEVDDIVLLDVTPLSLGIEVKGGLFERLIEKNTTIPTEESKIFTTAAANQTNVQVRVFQGEREMAEQNELLGEFQLAGIPPAPAGTPQIEVTFNIDENGIVNVEAEDKGSGNAESITIEGGAGLSDEEIDRMQQEAEEHAEEDKERRERIEARNDAESSVQRAETLLEENEENVSDDLQEDIEAAIDDVEATLEDEDATTEELEDATEALASELQEIGKQMYDQQQAAAGGAGPGGAGPGAGAGAAGAGPGEAGAGPGAGQESEYVDADFEDVDDEEDETTDDS